One Frankia alni ACN14a DNA window includes the following coding sequences:
- a CDS encoding glutamate ABC transporter substrate-binding protein: MPKPTTLTTSPTSMTSPTSTTSTTSTTSTTSTTSTRLPRVIALAVAVLLALAGAGCATVDAPLPAQARPLVTTGASSPSATGVPPPSGTGAGCGDPQASLRPPAVPPTPGAMPAGTFLATIQQRGYLRAAVLADVPPFGSINAFTGQFEGFDVDLANRIGRAIFGTDGHVRFRATTYAERIPVLTHGDVDIVVATMTTNCERRRQIDFSTVYWYETQRVLVPLGSPARSLDDLGGQPVCTAAGTTTVDTLRRTSSHPVVRTVPNIADCLVLLQSGQVAGITTTSAVLAGMAAQDPRVHLVGPGLSNEPDAIGVARGHPELTRFVNGVLADVVRDGTWAALVQHWLPALRPPPTAPVPRYTDGG, from the coding sequence ATGCCGAAACCCACGACCCTCACGACCTCCCCGACCTCCATGACGTCCCCGACGTCCACGACGTCCACGACGTCCACGACGTCCACGACGTCCACGACGTCCACGAGGCTGCCGCGGGTCATCGCGCTGGCCGTCGCGGTGCTGCTGGCCCTCGCCGGCGCCGGCTGCGCAACCGTGGACGCGCCGCTTCCCGCGCAGGCACGGCCGCTGGTCACGACGGGCGCCTCGTCCCCGTCTGCCACCGGCGTCCCGCCACCGTCGGGCACCGGTGCGGGCTGCGGAGATCCGCAGGCGAGCCTGCGGCCACCGGCCGTGCCCCCCACGCCCGGCGCGATGCCGGCCGGCACGTTCCTCGCGACGATCCAGCAACGCGGCTACCTACGGGCCGCGGTGCTCGCGGATGTCCCGCCGTTCGGTTCGATCAACGCGTTCACCGGGCAGTTCGAGGGCTTCGACGTGGACCTGGCGAACCGCATCGGCCGGGCGATCTTCGGCACGGACGGGCACGTGCGGTTTCGCGCGACGACCTACGCCGAGCGCATCCCGGTGCTGACGCACGGGGACGTGGACATCGTCGTCGCGACCATGACGACGAACTGCGAGCGGCGCCGGCAGATCGACTTCTCCACCGTCTACTGGTACGAGACGCAGCGGGTGCTGGTCCCCCTCGGCTCGCCCGCCCGCAGCCTGGACGACCTCGGGGGGCAGCCGGTGTGCACCGCGGCGGGGACCACCACGGTGGACACTCTGCGCCGGACGTCGTCGCACCCGGTCGTGCGGACCGTGCCGAACATCGCCGACTGCCTCGTGCTGCTCCAGTCCGGCCAGGTCGCGGGGATCACGACGACGAGCGCGGTCCTCGCCGGCATGGCGGCGCAGGATCCCCGGGTCCACCTCGTCGGCCCGGGACTGTCCAACGAGCCGGACGCGATCGGCGTCGCCCGCGGCCATCCGGAATTGACCCGCTTCGTCAACGGCGTGCTCGCCGACGTGGTGCGCGACGGCACCTGGGCCGCGCTGGTCCAACACTGGCTGCCGGCACTGCGCCCACCCCCGACCGCGCCGGTCCCCCGCTACACCGACGGCGGGTGA
- a CDS encoding serine/threonine-protein kinase, translating into MTEAIRCPEPDCEGVIEDGYCTITGLAYRPPGPAAAAADRPAAWAPVDGGVTGARPASGASPASHGIAVSHGTAGSASSGATASRRSRRGSASHSAPDRLGAGLVRMPEIDLPDPTSLVLADPQIPQRRRVCARCGEPVGRSRGGQPALAEGFCAGCGQPYSFRPALRPGDRVGQYEIAGALAHGGQGWIYLARDHGVGGDFWVVFKGLLDSGDRHAQAAAIAERRFLAAVDHPAIVKIYTFVEHAGTGYIVMEYVGGTSMREVLRRRRAAAGRPDPLPAAEAVAYLLAVLPAFAYLHRNGLVFCDFKPDNMMVGRDAVRLIDLGAVRRIDDHDGAVYGTLGYQAPEVPTEGPSVASDLYTVGRTLATLVLDFRGNTSTYRHALPPASGHPVLARHESLYRLLVKATALDPDHRFTSAEEMHGELLGVLREIVAAERGTPMPARSVRFTGDAHPTGEPADPVPSGLLPALLPALLPDPDDPAATALAALPDVSPGQLAELLDAMGADSAGARLRLADLRTRLGEHDAARELLDAVAAEDPFAWRVHWQRGLLLLTQGDTAGAVTAFERVYGEVPGELAPKLALARAAEAGGNLPRAQELYDLVSRTDDTFTSAAFGLARVRLAAGDRDGAAQAYRRVPAASAAHVEARVRLARVLGTVTAAGAPDQAGLRAASTILDDLDLDPAGRATLTRDLLAGALDLVSTGAMAADPQVTIAGSALRPAALRLGLERAYRTLARLAATPDERYALVDLANSVRPRTLM; encoded by the coding sequence ATGACGGAGGCGATCCGGTGTCCCGAGCCGGACTGCGAGGGCGTCATCGAGGACGGCTACTGCACGATCACCGGCCTCGCCTACCGGCCGCCCGGCCCGGCCGCCGCGGCCGCCGACCGTCCCGCCGCCTGGGCGCCGGTGGACGGCGGCGTGACCGGCGCACGCCCTGCGTCCGGCGCATCCCCTGCGTCCCACGGAATTGCCGTGTCCCACGGAACCGCCGGGTCCGCGTCGTCGGGGGCCACCGCCTCGCGGCGGTCGCGGCGCGGGTCGGCGAGCCACAGCGCGCCCGACCGGCTGGGCGCCGGGCTGGTGCGCATGCCCGAGATCGACCTGCCCGATCCCACCTCGCTGGTGCTCGCCGACCCGCAGATCCCGCAGCGGCGGCGGGTGTGCGCCCGCTGCGGCGAGCCCGTCGGCCGCTCGCGCGGGGGCCAGCCGGCCCTGGCGGAGGGGTTCTGCGCGGGCTGCGGGCAGCCCTACTCGTTCCGGCCTGCGCTGCGGCCGGGCGACCGCGTCGGCCAGTACGAGATCGCCGGTGCCCTCGCCCACGGCGGGCAGGGCTGGATCTACCTGGCCCGCGACCACGGCGTCGGCGGGGACTTCTGGGTGGTGTTCAAGGGGCTGCTCGACTCCGGCGACCGGCACGCGCAGGCCGCGGCGATAGCCGAACGCCGGTTCCTGGCCGCGGTCGACCATCCGGCGATCGTGAAGATCTACACGTTCGTCGAGCATGCCGGAACCGGCTACATCGTGATGGAGTACGTCGGCGGGACGTCGATGCGCGAGGTGCTGCGCCGGCGGCGGGCCGCCGCGGGTCGGCCCGACCCGCTGCCGGCGGCCGAGGCCGTCGCCTACCTGCTCGCGGTGCTGCCCGCGTTCGCCTACCTGCACCGCAACGGTCTGGTGTTCTGCGACTTCAAGCCGGACAACATGATGGTCGGCCGGGACGCGGTGCGGCTGATCGACCTCGGCGCAGTGCGGCGGATCGACGACCACGACGGCGCCGTCTACGGCACGCTCGGCTACCAGGCCCCGGAAGTGCCCACCGAGGGCCCGTCGGTGGCCTCCGACCTGTACACGGTGGGCCGGACGCTGGCCACCCTCGTCCTGGACTTCCGCGGCAACACCTCGACCTACCGGCACGCCCTGCCGCCGGCGTCGGGGCATCCGGTGCTCGCCCGGCACGAGTCGCTCTACCGTCTGCTGGTCAAGGCCACGGCGCTCGACCCCGATCATCGGTTCACCAGTGCCGAGGAGATGCACGGCGAACTGCTCGGCGTCCTGCGGGAGATCGTCGCCGCCGAACGGGGCACCCCGATGCCGGCCCGCAGCGTCCGGTTCACCGGTGACGCCCACCCGACGGGTGAACCGGCCGATCCGGTGCCCTCGGGTCTGCTGCCGGCTCTGCTGCCGGCGCTGCTGCCCGATCCGGACGATCCCGCGGCCACCGCGCTCGCCGCGCTGCCCGACGTCTCCCCCGGCCAGCTCGCCGAGCTGCTCGACGCGATGGGTGCGGACAGCGCCGGCGCCCGGCTGCGCCTGGCCGACCTGCGGACCCGGCTCGGTGAGCACGACGCGGCGCGGGAGCTGCTCGACGCCGTGGCGGCCGAGGATCCCTTCGCCTGGCGGGTGCACTGGCAGCGTGGCCTGCTCCTACTCACCCAGGGTGACACGGCGGGGGCGGTCACGGCGTTCGAGCGGGTGTACGGCGAGGTGCCCGGCGAGCTCGCGCCGAAGCTGGCGCTGGCCCGCGCGGCCGAGGCGGGCGGCAATCTGCCCCGGGCCCAGGAGCTCTACGACCTGGTCTCGCGCACCGACGACACGTTCACCAGCGCTGCGTTCGGGCTGGCCCGGGTACGTCTCGCCGCGGGCGACCGCGACGGCGCCGCGCAGGCCTACCGGCGGGTGCCGGCGGCGTCGGCGGCCCACGTCGAGGCGCGGGTGCGCCTGGCCCGGGTGCTCGGCACCGTCACCGCCGCGGGCGCCCCGGACCAGGCCGGCCTGCGGGCGGCGTCGACGATCCTCGACGATCTGGACCTCGATCCGGCGGGCCGGGCGACCCTCACCCGAGACCTGCTGGCCGGCGCGCTCGACCTGGTCAGCACCGGCGCGATGGCGGCGGACCCCCAGGTGACCATCGCCGGGTCGGCGCTGCGGCCCGCCGCGCTGCGGCTCGGGCTGGAACGTGCCTACCGGACGCTGGCCCGCCTGGCCGCGACGCCCGACGAACGGTATGCCCTGGTCGATCTCGCCAACAGCGTCCGTCCCCGGACGCTGATGTGA
- a CDS encoding PP2C family protein-serine/threonine phosphatase yields the protein MSDRGLVHRTNEDGFALRVLAGPGDDDRPAATLAAVCDGVSTAPGSGPAAVRAARDAVDLLAQLAGTLTVPPATPPHPGDATDTSDPRLSGNAPSDAPSDALGDALGDAPGGAGGVGAGGDTRPLGPRPGSASPGGDTARWQASALRAAAATAQRSALASISGPDDAPACTFVAAVVTPDRLSVGWLGDSRAYLIDRSGARLLTADDTLAAEAVRAGLLPPERAETGPGAHTITHWLGVGSASAVPRVAVTALNGPGRVVLCSDGLWNYLSAAGAVAERIAELPAEAPALAVARHLTTVALARGGGDNITVIVIDIPGSSDDHLHL from the coding sequence GTGTCCGACCGCGGCCTGGTGCACCGCACCAACGAGGATGGTTTCGCGCTGCGCGTCCTGGCCGGGCCCGGCGACGACGACCGGCCGGCCGCGACGCTCGCCGCCGTCTGCGACGGGGTGTCGACAGCCCCGGGATCGGGACCGGCGGCGGTGCGGGCGGCACGGGACGCCGTCGACCTGCTCGCGCAGCTTGCCGGCACGCTGACGGTGCCCCCGGCCACGCCGCCCCACCCCGGCGACGCCACCGACACGAGCGACCCCAGGCTCAGCGGCAACGCGCCCAGCGACGCGCCCAGCGACGCGCTCGGCGACGCGCTCGGCGACGCGCCCGGCGGTGCAGGCGGTGTCGGCGCAGGCGGCGACACCCGGCCGCTCGGTCCCCGTCCCGGTTCGGCCTCGCCCGGCGGGGACACCGCACGCTGGCAGGCGAGCGCGCTGCGGGCCGCCGCCGCGACCGCGCAGCGCAGCGCCCTCGCCTCGATCAGCGGCCCGGACGACGCGCCGGCGTGCACGTTCGTCGCCGCCGTCGTGACGCCGGACCGGCTGTCGGTCGGCTGGCTCGGCGACAGTCGGGCCTACCTGATCGACCGGTCCGGCGCGCGGCTGCTCACCGCGGACGACACGCTGGCCGCCGAGGCCGTGCGGGCCGGCCTGCTGCCACCGGAGCGGGCCGAGACCGGGCCCGGCGCCCACACGATCACCCACTGGCTCGGCGTGGGCAGCGCGTCGGCGGTCCCCCGCGTCGCCGTGACGGCGCTGAACGGGCCGGGGCGGGTCGTGCTGTGCAGCGACGGGCTGTGGAACTACCTCTCGGCCGCGGGCGCCGTCGCCGAACGGATCGCCGAGCTGCCCGCCGAGGCGCCGGCGCTCGCGGTCGCCCGCCACCTGACGACCGTGGCCCTCGCCCGCGGCGGAGGCGACAACATCACCGTGATCGTCATCGATATCCCGGGGAGCAGCGATGATCACCTTCACCTGTGA
- a CDS encoding VWA domain-containing protein, with protein sequence MITFTCDVSQNEFLADGAGEVHAVITVAARDETAAGSGTGTGRPVPGPGETHGETHGDAPGAAEVIILDCSGSMEYPQSKIIEARRAAQAAIDALPDGVAFAVVEGTEQARVVYPERRELVTASAETRAAAGRAVARLRPHGGTAMGRWLRLTAQLMASRPDAIHHAILLTDGQNGESGRALEAALAACQGAFQCDCRGVGADWRVDELRQISTRLLGTVSLLREPAEMADDFRALVAKALARGVADVALRVWTPKGSTTRFLRQVSPEVDDLMPRAVEVNPFTRDHPTGAWAAGIREYHLCVDVPPADVGDERLAARVSLVVGGEVVTQARVRAVWTEDAELSTRIDGVVAHYTGQAELARAVQDGLAARRAGDEVSAVTLLGRAARIAAAADDGAMLDRLGKVVEIDDPVTGAVRLRHEVAKLDEMDLDAGSTLTVPAKR encoded by the coding sequence ATGATCACCTTCACCTGTGACGTCAGCCAGAACGAGTTCCTCGCCGACGGCGCCGGCGAGGTGCACGCGGTCATCACCGTCGCCGCCCGCGACGAGACCGCCGCCGGGTCCGGCACCGGCACCGGCCGGCCGGTGCCGGGCCCCGGCGAGACCCACGGCGAGACCCACGGCGACGCCCCCGGCGCCGCCGAGGTGATCATTCTGGACTGCTCCGGCTCCATGGAGTACCCGCAGTCGAAGATCATCGAGGCGCGGCGGGCGGCGCAGGCGGCGATCGACGCGCTGCCCGACGGCGTCGCGTTCGCCGTGGTCGAGGGCACCGAGCAGGCGCGGGTGGTCTATCCGGAGCGCCGGGAGCTGGTGACGGCGAGCGCCGAGACGCGGGCGGCCGCGGGCCGGGCGGTCGCCCGGCTGCGTCCGCACGGCGGCACCGCGATGGGCCGCTGGCTGCGGCTGACCGCACAGCTCATGGCGTCGCGCCCGGACGCCATCCACCACGCCATCCTGCTCACCGACGGCCAGAACGGCGAGAGCGGGCGGGCGCTGGAGGCGGCGTTGGCCGCGTGCCAGGGCGCCTTCCAGTGCGACTGCCGCGGGGTGGGCGCGGACTGGCGGGTCGACGAGCTGCGCCAGATCTCCACCCGGCTGCTCGGCACCGTGTCGCTGCTGCGCGAGCCCGCGGAGATGGCCGACGACTTCCGCGCCCTGGTCGCCAAGGCGCTCGCCCGCGGCGTGGCCGACGTCGCGCTGCGCGTGTGGACGCCGAAGGGTTCCACCACCCGCTTCCTGCGCCAGGTCTCCCCCGAGGTCGACGACCTGATGCCGCGCGCGGTCGAGGTGAACCCGTTCACCCGGGACCATCCGACCGGCGCGTGGGCGGCGGGCATCCGCGAGTACCACCTGTGCGTCGACGTGCCGCCGGCCGACGTCGGCGACGAGCGGCTCGCCGCCCGGGTGAGCCTGGTCGTCGGCGGCGAGGTCGTCACGCAGGCCCGTGTGCGCGCGGTGTGGACCGAGGACGCCGAGCTGTCGACCCGCATCGACGGCGTCGTCGCCCACTACACCGGGCAGGCCGAGCTCGCCCGCGCGGTGCAGGACGGGCTCGCGGCGCGCCGCGCCGGGGACGAGGTCAGCGCCGTGACGCTGCTGGGCCGGGCGGCCCGGATCGCCGCCGCGGCCGACGACGGCGCGATGCTGGACCGGCTCGGCAAGGTCGTCGAGATCGACGACCCGGTCACCGGTGCGGTGCGGCTGCGCCACGAGGTGGCGAAGCTCGACGAGATGGACCTCGACGCCGGTTCGACGCTGACGGTTCCCGCGAAGCGGTGA
- a CDS encoding FHA domain-containing protein, which yields MRRGTCPLCGCPRRGVQTHCRACDHNFATGTGPLPANAVPLRVAPSPTGSSPTGSTRAETPGGVAGRWSARISVDRAFFARGDGTDAPAFPERSRPMTVELTAARTVVGRRSRSQRTPPGIDLSGDPGDPGVSRSHAVLELLADGSLRVSDLGSSNGTWVGPDPAHLVRLTPGSAVALDDGDRVYLGSWTRITVHHR from the coding sequence GTGAGACGGGGGACCTGCCCGCTCTGCGGCTGCCCGCGCCGCGGGGTGCAGACCCACTGCCGCGCCTGCGACCACAACTTCGCGACGGGCACCGGCCCGCTGCCGGCGAACGCCGTCCCCCTGCGGGTCGCGCCGTCGCCTACCGGGTCGTCGCCCACCGGGTCGACGCGCGCCGAGACGCCCGGCGGCGTGGCCGGGCGCTGGAGTGCGCGGATCTCCGTCGACCGTGCGTTCTTCGCACGGGGCGACGGCACGGACGCACCCGCCTTCCCCGAGCGGTCCCGCCCGATGACCGTCGAGCTGACCGCCGCGCGGACCGTGGTCGGCCGGCGCAGCCGCAGCCAGCGCACCCCGCCGGGCATCGACCTGTCCGGCGACCCGGGCGATCCCGGGGTCTCCCGCTCCCACGCCGTACTGGAACTCCTGGCGGACGGCTCCCTGCGAGTCAGCGATCTGGGCTCGTCGAACGGCACCTGGGTCGGCCCGGACCCGGCGCACCTGGTCCGCCTGACGCCGGGCAGCGCCGTCGCGCTCGACGACGGCGACCGGGTCTACCTCGGCTCCTGGACCCGGATCACGGTCCACCACCGGTAG
- the fxsT gene encoding FxSxx-COOH system tetratricopeptide repeat protein, which translates to MRSTRPFAVDAAGTAQPGADLFLSYAGPDENWVTWISDILESAGRTVRVQPSESPGGEYAVSDIGAEVARAERVLAVCSPALFDAPWCTLEWAAMLATRPLLLVRVADGPVPEVLATVERVDLFGVDEATATRRLLAAVGAPVAPRPAGPGPDSAVGPFPPLLPAGWNVPRRDRPVVERATLLSQVRRALTDGPVRAVVLRGPAGSGRTQLAADYAHRHASGYGLVRWLDAGQLPLLGLQLAALAGPLGLPAGAGAGVDATIGAVLAELNRRDRWLLVFDDARDASGLWRWLDQSLPARSGHLLLVDADRRTRRAGPVPIPMTVPMPVPVVRVGLLPRERSVALLTARRPDLDLDVADAIAARLADQPLAVGLAARLLTEDDLDPRDLLAGRDGDAPVALCWALFQRRHAPSAPATVRLLELCALLAPAPVPLSLMRAGSPPSRRGRIGPTHRQRRGDDERDLHRIVAVAVEHGLARRAGDSIVLPGLVRDAVAAGLTPARRRELGDLAGRLLAAAYAQSPVERPSWSTQAPVVPHLLAALDTLDDADDPHQLHAWADVHCSRLYARGAHAAAEHLARDLYRRNLGRFGPDHRDTLATANNLAIALLAVGQRTAARELEHDTLARRLHFLGENHPDTLATAANLAIVLWELGEHDAARDLHADTVARSRAALGEDHADTLARAHQLAGRLGALGDLGNARALLDDVLARRRRLLGEDHPETIDTTTDLAAVLRGLGQVRTARALDEDLLARLRRLLGDDHPDVLAFASRLASSLDDLGEFQSARRLAEEVLARRRRLLGDDHPDTLASTHSLAASLSASGDYRGAQELFEEALGRWRRQFAATRTRTDRAVRRPRPHPDGGMAS; encoded by the coding sequence GTGCGATCTACCCGACCGTTCGCGGTCGACGCCGCCGGTACCGCCCAGCCGGGCGCCGACTTATTCCTTTCGTATGCCGGTCCGGATGAGAACTGGGTCACCTGGATCAGTGACATTCTCGAGTCCGCCGGCCGCACGGTGCGGGTACAGCCTTCCGAATCGCCCGGCGGCGAGTACGCCGTTTCCGATATAGGCGCCGAGGTGGCGCGGGCGGAACGCGTCCTCGCCGTTTGTTCCCCGGCCCTGTTCGACGCCCCCTGGTGCACGCTGGAATGGGCCGCGATGCTGGCGACGCGGCCCCTGCTGCTGGTCCGGGTGGCCGACGGCCCGGTCCCCGAGGTGCTGGCCACCGTCGAGCGCGTCGACCTGTTCGGCGTCGACGAGGCCACCGCCACCCGGCGGCTCCTGGCCGCCGTCGGCGCGCCCGTCGCCCCCCGCCCCGCAGGGCCCGGGCCCGACTCCGCAGTCGGCCCCTTCCCGCCCCTGCTGCCCGCGGGGTGGAACGTGCCGCGCCGGGACCGGCCGGTCGTCGAGCGCGCGACGCTGCTGAGCCAGGTCCGCCGGGCCCTGACCGACGGCCCGGTGCGGGCCGTCGTGCTGCGTGGCCCCGCCGGCAGCGGACGCACCCAGCTCGCGGCCGACTACGCCCACCGCCACGCGTCGGGGTACGGGCTGGTCCGGTGGCTGGACGCGGGGCAGCTTCCGCTGCTCGGCCTGCAGCTCGCCGCGCTCGCCGGGCCGTTGGGGCTGCCGGCCGGTGCCGGCGCCGGCGTCGACGCGACGATCGGGGCCGTGCTGGCCGAGCTGAACCGGCGGGACCGCTGGCTGCTGGTCTTCGACGACGCCCGCGACGCGTCGGGGTTATGGCGGTGGTTGGACCAGTCGCTGCCGGCCCGATCGGGCCACCTGCTGCTCGTCGACGCCGACAGGAGGACGCGCCGTGCCGGTCCGGTGCCGATTCCGATGACGGTGCCGATGCCGGTGCCGGTGGTGCGGGTCGGTCTCCTGCCCCGCGAGCGGTCCGTCGCCCTGCTGACCGCCCGGCGCCCCGACCTGGACCTCGATGTCGCCGACGCCATCGCCGCCCGGCTCGCCGACCAGCCGCTGGCGGTGGGCCTGGCCGCCCGGCTGCTCACCGAGGACGATCTCGACCCGCGCGACCTGCTCGCCGGCCGGGACGGCGACGCCCCGGTCGCGCTGTGCTGGGCGCTGTTCCAGCGGCGGCACGCCCCGTCGGCACCGGCGACCGTGCGGCTGCTGGAACTGTGCGCCCTGCTCGCGCCGGCCCCGGTGCCCCTGTCCCTGATGCGCGCGGGCAGCCCACCGTCGCGCCGGGGGCGCATCGGGCCCACCCACCGCCAGCGCCGCGGCGACGACGAGCGTGACCTGCACCGGATCGTCGCGGTCGCCGTCGAGCACGGCCTGGCCCGGCGCGCCGGGGACAGCATCGTCCTGCCCGGACTGGTGCGCGACGCGGTCGCCGCGGGGCTGACCCCGGCCCGGCGCCGCGAGCTCGGCGACCTCGCCGGGCGGCTGCTCGCGGCGGCGTACGCGCAGAGCCCCGTCGAGCGGCCGAGCTGGTCGACGCAGGCGCCGGTCGTCCCGCACCTGCTGGCGGCGCTGGACACCCTCGACGACGCCGACGACCCGCACCAGCTGCACGCCTGGGCGGACGTCCACTGCTCCCGCCTGTACGCCCGAGGTGCCCACGCCGCGGCCGAGCACCTCGCCCGCGACCTGTACCGGCGCAACCTCGGGCGGTTCGGCCCGGACCATCGCGACACGCTGGCCACCGCGAACAACCTCGCCATCGCCCTGCTCGCCGTCGGGCAGCGGACGGCCGCACGGGAGCTGGAGCACGACACCCTGGCCCGGCGGCTGCACTTTCTCGGCGAGAACCACCCGGACACCCTCGCGACCGCCGCCAATCTGGCGATCGTGCTGTGGGAGCTGGGCGAGCACGACGCCGCCCGCGACCTGCACGCCGACACCGTCGCCCGCTCCCGCGCGGCCCTCGGCGAGGACCACGCCGACACCCTGGCCCGCGCCCACCAGCTCGCCGGGCGCCTCGGCGCCCTCGGCGACCTGGGCAACGCGCGGGCCCTGCTCGACGACGTGCTCGCCCGCCGGCGCCGCCTGCTCGGCGAGGACCACCCCGAGACCATCGACACGACCACGGACCTGGCCGCCGTCCTGCGGGGGCTCGGCCAGGTCCGGACGGCCCGCGCGCTCGACGAGGACCTGCTCGCCCGGCTGCGCCGGCTGCTCGGCGACGACCATCCCGACGTCCTCGCCTTCGCCAGCCGGCTCGCGAGCAGCCTGGACGACCTCGGCGAGTTCCAGTCCGCCCGGCGCCTCGCCGAGGAGGTGCTGGCCCGGCGCCGTCGCCTGCTCGGCGACGACCATCCCGACACGCTGGCCTCGACGCACAGCCTGGCCGCCAGCCTGTCGGCGAGCGGTGACTACCGCGGCGCGCAGGAGCTGTTCGAGGAGGCGTTGGGCCGCTGGCGCCGCCAGTTCGCTGCCACCCGCACCCGGACCGACCGCGCGGTCCGCCGTCCCCGCCCGCACCCGGACGGCGGCATGGCATCCTGA
- a CDS encoding helix-turn-helix transcriptional regulator — protein MADTSARMLRLLSLLQTHRYWPGGELAERLGVSPRTLRRDVDRLRELGYPVQATRGVAGGYQLRAGTAVPPLLLDDAEAVAVAVGLRTAAAGAVTGVGETSVQALAKIVQLLPPRLRRQVDAVAAFTTPASWDGPTLDAGLLTGIALACRAEEELRFDYTDRGGDHSRRRVEPHRLVALGGRWYLVAFDLDRDDWRTFRVDRLAEPTATGRRFRPRQPPGGDAAAFVQRAVAGAGVRRRVLVDVAAPAAEVARVVGGWGRVEALDGGSCRLRMEVDSLDWPAMVLGAVGAPFTIVEPAELTDRVRAMGELFLRSAQPAAPAG, from the coding sequence ATGGCGGACACGAGCGCCCGGATGCTGCGGCTGCTGTCCCTGCTGCAGACGCACCGGTACTGGCCGGGCGGCGAGCTCGCCGAGCGGCTCGGGGTCAGCCCCCGCACGCTGCGCCGCGACGTCGACCGGCTGCGGGAGCTCGGCTACCCGGTCCAGGCCACCCGCGGGGTGGCCGGCGGCTACCAGTTGCGGGCCGGCACGGCCGTGCCGCCGCTGCTGCTCGACGACGCCGAGGCCGTCGCCGTCGCCGTGGGCCTGCGCACCGCGGCCGCGGGGGCGGTGACGGGCGTCGGCGAGACGTCGGTGCAGGCGCTGGCGAAGATCGTCCAGCTTCTGCCGCCGCGGCTGCGCCGCCAGGTCGACGCCGTCGCCGCCTTCACCACCCCCGCGTCCTGGGACGGCCCGACGCTCGACGCCGGGCTGCTCACGGGGATCGCGCTGGCGTGTCGGGCCGAGGAGGAGCTGCGCTTCGACTACACCGACCGGGGCGGGGACCACAGCCGGCGCCGCGTCGAACCGCACCGCCTCGTCGCGCTCGGCGGCCGCTGGTACCTGGTCGCCTTCGACCTCGACCGGGACGACTGGCGCACCTTCCGGGTGGACCGGCTCGCCGAGCCCACCGCCACCGGCCGGCGGTTCCGGCCCCGCCAGCCGCCCGGCGGGGACGCGGCGGCGTTCGTCCAGCGCGCCGTCGCCGGCGCCGGGGTCCGCCGGCGGGTGCTGGTCGACGTCGCCGCGCCGGCCGCCGAGGTCGCCCGGGTGGTCGGCGGCTGGGGCCGCGTGGAGGCGCTCGACGGCGGCTCGTGCCGGCTGCGGATGGAGGTGGACTCGCTGGACTGGCCCGCGATGGTGCTCGGCGCCGTGGGAGCGCCGTTCACGATCGTCGAGCCGGCCGAACTCACCGACCGCGTCCGTGCGATGGGCGAGCTGTTCCTCCGCTCGGCGCAGCCGGCGGCTCCCGCCGGGTAG